The following DNA comes from Naumovozyma castellii chromosome 4, complete genome.
TGATCTCGCATTGCTTGGCCCTCACGCCTTAAGTTAGTTAATATAATGGTTCTCGCAAGGTCTTTGTTGAATAAGCTTCGAAGTTGCACGAGCAATCATGTTAAGTAAAGTAGGTCGTGAAAACTTCAATACTAAGTGGTCTGACACATCCGGTGGTCGATCGGATCGTGTCCCTCCGAAAATGGCCACCAAACCATTACAAGTAGCGAAAGAATTATAACAAACGGTTACGGATACTGTGTAATAACGTTAACATAATGTTAGGTAGATTCGATAAGCTCAACCCTATCTAATAGTAACCTATGAGACCCATACGGTGGATTGATAGTACCTACTAGACCAGATCAGTCACTCAGGGTAACCGtgtcattgaagaatcttGATCCAACCCATCGAGCATCGTCGTCGTCGAATTACCATTCAACTTATCATGAGGAATTTGGTATCAGTTGGAACGCTTTAGGTAATTATCGTAAATAGAACCAAGCTTATATAGTATTTCCTGAACGTCTATCTTGCTGGAAATTGGGATGATCTACTAGTGATCTGGCTAAATAAGTGAATGTTATATTCAGTTGCTGTGAAGCGACTGATGTCCTCCCCCCGTTTATGAGGGATGAATAGAATATAGAGAATATATAACTATATAATTGTTCGAGAACGTCTTctcttatatataaaatttcaatagCGTATCGCATTGTACGAAACTACTGCATATCAGTCTATTAATcctttcaaaatatctaaTTTGACCTAGTTACTCATTAGGGATGTTTATATAGTTAAGAACTTTAACACATAATGCTAAGATTTCGATAATTaaaatttatattttttcttgttgaCGAGATGtttttaattaatgattAGTTATCTATTTCAAAAGCTTTAAATTGACTTCAATCctaaaaattaaaaaaactAAAATCAATGAAAGTTTGAAGAGGCCTCTGTTACCTTGTTATTGATAGAAACCCTCATTCCTTGTTTAATATACCTTTTCGTTCAGGACTATTTCATGAAATGGAAATGCCACATTTTTTGGCAGAAAACCCTCGGGGAAGATATTCATGGCATTTCCAGACAACAGGGCACTTTCCACGGCACTCTCAGAAACACCCGCAGACGCTACTGCCAGAGTACAGAGAGTAGTTAATAGGGGGACTGGGTTAGAATGAAAACTTTAACAACGAACAACTACAGTACATTATACATTGTAGTCCACACTAATATACACGCTAAAACAGATAGAAGCAGACCACTACACAATGCTGCACTTGAAGCCAAACAACCTACTAATCCAGAAGACATTTAGCGAAGCCCTGGAGGCCAATGCAAACGGTGCTCCTCTGTCCCTAGATCGTATCATCTCGGATTTCGACTATACCACTTTCCATGTCTCCAATTCACCAGATGATAAGTCTGTACTTTGGCTAAGTATCAAGACGAAGGCCTGGCAAAGTGTCACTCAATGTGACCAAGGAAAGAACGGTCTTTTGCCTTTTTTGGCCTCTAAATATCAATCCGCCAAGGGGATCAGTATCCCACAATCTTTCGAGAACGGGTACGACTACACTTTACAGGCGGATTTGAAGACCATTGATCAAGATACTATCAATCAGTTATCCCTACTAAAAATCTTTGTCATGAATTACCCTTTCCAATTGGCATTCAACGAATTCGTCGAATTGAGTAACATGCCTGTTCTCGAAGAACCAACTGGATCTTCCACTTCATCCTCCAAGAATCTTTACACCATTGAATACAGAGATGAGGAAaacatcttcatcagaCCATCCAACGATAGAATCACCGTTATCTTCGAGACCGTATTCCAAGATGAAACTGATAAAGTCCTAGGGAaagtttttcttcaagaattcGTCGATGCAAGAAAGAGAAATCGTGACATTCAATCTGCCCCACAAGTGTTATTCTCTCACGAACCACCTTTGGAATTACAATCACATTTAAGGAAAGCAGCAAATAACACAGACTTGAGTAGAAGGTTTATCACGTTTGTTTTGTTCCCTCGTCATTTCCAAACCCCTGAGTTGCAATTCTCCACTGTGTGTCAATTGACTTTGTTTAGAAATTACTTCCATTATCATATCAAATGTTCTAAAGCCTACATGCATTCAAGAATGAGATATAGAGTGGGTTCCTTCATCAAGGTCTTGAACAGAGCCAAAGTGGATGAAGACGAATCGGAAACAGCCGGCGCAGAAGGAACTAAGGAACCAGTTCAGAGAAGAACTTTTACCGGTAGAAAGATGGTGTATTAGAGtgttatatataaatatataaatctttttaaagaaatcgTAATTTGTGACGGGGCTGCCGTGTGGGACGATGCATGTAGATATTgatcaaaaatttgaaatttggtGGCAACAAAACGTTCATGGAAGACTCCTTTCCAGAACGAATAAAACagataagaaaaagatCCATTTTACCCTAAGGTGCtatattcaattgtttGAACCATCGAAGAAAGAGCAGCATAGTTTAAAGATATGTCTTTTTTTGGATTTGATAGTTCACATCCTCCCTCGGGACGCAACAACAATCGTCATGGcaagaagaatgaaaaacCATTGGATTTTGATGACACTTACGGTGgatatgatgaagaggaaaatgattatttgaactCAGAAACTTTTGGTGCAGATGTGGAATTGGGGAACGATTTTGATTTCGGTCACGGTGAATCCGCcccacaacaacaaccgCAACAACCAATTGCTAATCATAGATCCTATGTGGCCGCTGCATCTCAAAGCATTGCGCATTCTCATCCAAATCAAATGGACCCAAATGCAGATTTGAAACCAATGGAATCATTGTGGACTGCTAGCCAACCTCAACAACAAGCTCCTCCTCATCAAGGCCAAGTATTGTCAATggaggaaattgaaagacAACAACGTCAAATGCAAATGCATCCACAAGGTGTTCCACCTCCACAAGGCTTTACTAGCGGCCCGGCTCAAAATTTTAACCAAATGCCACCACCACCTCAAGTTTACCAGCAACAATTGCCAATCCCTCAACAAAACAACGATGGTCAATTTACTAATCAGTATAATCCACGTATGGGACCTCCCGGCATGGGGCAACCAATTCCTGGTCAATATCAGCAGATGCAACCAATGTTTAACCAACCTCCGCCACATCCTCAACAGCAGTATCCTCAAATGTATCCAACCCCTCCTCAAACATACCAAGATATTCCCTTGCAATACCAAGctccaccaccaccacaacaacaaccattGCAAGGTCAAGCAAATCAACCCCAACATCCAATTGCAAATATGCCAAATGCCTCTCAATCCCCTTCCACTTTCCCTCCTCAATCTCAACCAAACGATTTTGAATTGCAGCCTGCCATGAACCTAAGACAACCATCTCAACAAACTCAATCTTCATCTACTCCAACACCACAGAGTATCAACTCACCAATGGCTCAAGAAAATGCAAGAGCTTCTCCGCAATTAGATAATCGTATCTTAACTGAATCACCAAGGAATATCTCAAgacaaaatcaaaatcaagGCCAGTCTTCCCGTGCTAACACCAAACAGTCTCAGCAAAGAAGAGAACCAATGACTCCAGAGGAACAAAAGAGATTACAAATTCGTCATGCTaaagttgaaaaaatcTTAAAGCATTCAGGTGTCATGACTCCACGTGATAAAGATTTTATTACTCGTTATCAACTGTCTCAAATTGTAACAGATGATCCATACAATGAAGATTTTTATTTCCAAGTTTATAAGATTATTCTAAGAGGTGGTATCGCTGGTGAATCCAACAAGGGATTAATTGCTCGTGCCTATTTAGAACATTCAGGTCATCGTCTAGGCGGTAGATACAAACGTGCTGATATTGCCTTACAAAGAATGCAAAGTCAAGTAGAAAAAGCTGTTACTGTGGCAAAGGAAAGACCTCAAAAGAATAAGGACCATTCTGGTGAAAATTCTGGTCGTGAGGGTGTCCTAGGTaagatttcttcatctatGAATAGTAAAGCTCCACGTAGACAATTATTAATCCCAACTCCAAAGAGTAACGAAGATTTGTTAAATTCAGAAGATACTACAAGAGAATCTACCAATGACTCCACTACACCCGCTTTGGAAGAAGTTACACAACATTTGGGTAACGTTGAAATCAACCAAAAATCAAAGACTAGAAGAAGATCTTCGTAtgcattttcatcaattgatcAAAATTCTGTTTTATCCCGTTCTGGAGGTAGAAAGTTTGTCTTATCTCAAATTGAAACCGTTTACGAAGAAGTCTTAGAATTGGAAGCCAACTTGAGAAGTGGTAAGGAGATCGATAGTACGTTGTTATGGGAAGCACTTCATATCGATGACGATGCTTATGAAGTTTGTCCATTCATTTCCATGTTATCCTTTGATAAAGGTGTGAAGATTATGCCTCgtatctttaatttcttaaataaagaacaaaagCTGAAGTTATTGCAGACATTCTTCAGTGAATTATCCCATTTaaacattatcattataaGTTCCTACAAGACCAACCCATCTCCATCGGAttctcaattgaaaaagattgatttattccaaactgtatttttgaaaattattgtGTCATTCTTATCGaacaattccaattttgttgaaattaTGGGTTTATTACTACATCTAAtcaagaataataatgtttcCTTCATTTCTACATCCAAGATTggtttgaatttaattACTGTGTTGATATCTCGTGCTGCTTTAATTAGACAGGATTCTAATAGAAGTAATGTCTTATCATCACCAGAAATCTCTGCCTGGAATGAAATATATGACAAATTATTTACATCTTTGGAGAGTaaattatcttcaattttccCACCACCGGAATATACCGAAAAGGTGGTCAAGATTATGGTTATGGAACAACATGCTGGACCTATCGAGTCCATATTTTATGACCAATCTTACATCTGGCAATTCTTGGCTTCGTTAGCCTTGAGTGggaaattaaatcatcaacGTATTATAATCGATGAAGTCAGagatcaaatatttggtaCGATTAACGTGGCAGAAgatttgataaagaatGTCCCAAGTGACGATAAATCAAATGCAATTTATAGAAGAGAAAAGCTATATCAAGACTTGAATTTATTCCTAAATGTCATGGGTTTGGTTTCTAGAGATGGAGAGATTTCTGAATTGAAATAAGTTTATGAGTAATTGagattgtattattatatatgaGCTTCCTTTCTAGATAGATAGTGTGTATATGTTTGTTAAACGAACTGTATAATGAAAAGACTAgttttttttataataCTTAAAGAAACTACCAAATATGGACAGCCAAGAATGGGTGAATAACGAGCGGCCCTAATATTCTACACTTTGGTCTTCACATCGGATTTCTCAAATGTTTCTTAAACGCTTCGCGGGCCATTTGTTTTGCTGTGCGTGTAATGTTCGCACTGACGCCACCACATTCTCAAATCGTTTCCTAGATGTTTCTTAAACGTTTCCTGACCCAATTTATTGTTCCAGG
Coding sequences within:
- the PAT1 gene encoding deadenylation-dependent mRNA-decapping factor PAT1 (ancestral locus Anc_6.350), with the protein product MSFFGFDSSHPPSGRNNNRHGKKNEKPLDFDDTYGGYDEEENDYLNSETFGADVELGNDFDFGHGESAPQQQPQQPIANHRSYVAAASQSIAHSHPNQMDPNADLKPMESLWTASQPQQQAPPHQGQVLSMEEIERQQRQMQMHPQGVPPPQGFTSGPAQNFNQMPPPPQVYQQQLPIPQQNNDGQFTNQYNPRMGPPGMGQPIPGQYQQMQPMFNQPPPHPQQQYPQMYPTPPQTYQDIPLQYQAPPPPQQQPLQGQANQPQHPIANMPNASQSPSTFPPQSQPNDFELQPAMNLRQPSQQTQSSSTPTPQSINSPMAQENARASPQLDNRILTESPRNISRQNQNQGQSSRANTKQSQQRREPMTPEEQKRLQIRHAKVEKILKHSGVMTPRDKDFITRYQLSQIVTDDPYNEDFYFQVYKIILRGGIAGESNKGLIARAYLEHSGHRLGGRYKRADIALQRMQSQVEKAVTVAKERPQKNKDHSGENSGREGVLGKISSSMNSKAPRRQLLIPTPKSNEDLLNSEDTTRESTNDSTTPALEEVTQHLGNVEINQKSKTRRRSSYAFSSIDQNSVLSRSGGRKFVLSQIETVYEEVLELEANLRSGKEIDSTLLWEALHIDDDAYEVCPFISMLSFDKGVKIMPRIFNFLNKEQKLKLLQTFFSELSHLNIIIISSYKTNPSPSDSQLKKIDLFQTVFLKIIVSFLSNNSNFVEIMGLLLHLIKNNNVSFISTSKIGLNLITVLISRAALIRQDSNRSNVLSSPEISAWNEIYDKLFTSLESKLSSIFPPPEYTEKVVKIMVMEQHAGPIESIFYDQSYIWQFLASLALSGKLNHQRIIIDEVRDQIFGTINVAEDLIKNVPSDDKSNAIYRREKLYQDLNLFLNVMGLVSRDGEISELK
- the ARC35 gene encoding Arc35p (ancestral locus Anc_6.351), whose protein sequence is MLHLKPNNLLIQKTFSEALEANANGAPLSLDRIISDFDYTTFHVSNSPDDKSVLWLSIKTKAWQSVTQCDQGKNGLLPFLASKYQSAKGISIPQSFENGYDYTLQADLKTIDQDTINQLSLLKIFVMNYPFQLAFNEFVELSNMPVLEEPTGSSTSSSKNLYTIEYRDEENIFIRPSNDRITVIFETVFQDETDKVLGKVFLQEFVDARKRNRDIQSAPQVLFSHEPPLELQSHLRKAANNTDLSRRFITFVLFPRHFQTPELQFSTVCQLTLFRNYFHYHIKCSKAYMHSRMRYRVGSFIKVLNRAKVDEDESETAGAEGTKEPVQRRTFTGRKMVY